Genomic DNA from Oncorhynchus clarkii lewisi isolate Uvic-CL-2024 unplaced genomic scaffold, UVic_Ocla_1.0 unplaced_contig_4134_pilon_pilon, whole genome shotgun sequence:
CTTatacttttggttttgtaaaccagcttcaaacagctgaaagtacaatatttttggttatggaaaatatatttggTATATATGGtacattttagcaaccaggaaatggcagaaagatttctgcatagtgcatctttatgCTCTCGagttgcgcagcggtctaaggcactgcatctcagtgctagcggggtcactacagaccctggttcgatcccaagctttatcacaaccggccgtgatcaggagtctcatagggtggctcacaattggcctagcCTCGTCCGCGTTAGGgtgtttggccagggtaggcatTCATTGTATATAAGGATTTGTTTTAACTGAATTTAACTTTTAAGGATCGGACACTTCTTTTTCAATATTCGCCTAGAAAGacatatccaaatctaactgtctgtagctcaggacctgaagcaaggatatgcatattcttggtaccatttttaaaagaaacactttgaagtttgtggaaatgtgaaaggaatgttggagaatataacacattagatctggtgcaatttagattctggccattagatggcagcagtgtatgtgcaacgtttaagactgatccaatgaaccattgcatttctgttcaagattttgtatcaagactgcccaaatgtgcctaatttgtttaataacttttcaagttcaaaattgtgcactctcctcaaacaatagcatggtattctttcactgtaattgcTACTATAAAtttgacagtgcagttagattaacaagaatttcagatatgtctatgtcctgggaaatgttcttgttgctCATGCATAAtgctcatgctaatcgcattagcctacattagctcaaccatcACATGGGAAGCCACCGATCCCGAATAAgttttaaataaagtttaaatatatatatattttttaaataaagtacctttgaacagggtatgatagtaggtgctaagcgcactggtttgtgtcaagaactgcaacgcttctgGATTTTTCACActgaacagtttcctgtgtgtatcaagaatggtgcaCCAGCCAACTcgacataactgtgggaagcattggagtcaacatgggccagcatccctgtggaacattttcgacaccttgtagaggccATACatcgacgaattgaggctgttccgagggcgaaaggtgtggggggagggggtgcaactcaatattatgaagatgttcctaatgtttggtatactcagtgtatatgtcaTTAGGTAATCTACTGGCATTTAAACAAGATGTAAAAGACTGATGACTGACAAGGAGTGGACAATCTTAGCTCCATTATAGAGTAGTCCATAATGTAATAACTGCCAATAATGTAATAGCTTTTTTTGTCCTTTCAAATGTAATAACGAGTCTCCTGACCCATAGCGACAgataaagcgagagagagatacatagaagGTGTAGTACCTCTGACACTCTGGTCCACACGAGTTTCCTGACCAGCATCACAGTGATGAAGATAGCCAGGTGGTAGTCCACCATGAGGAGGGCCaagagggcgggggggggggggtgttaatgGGTGTGTTTGTAATGCAGTGTGAGTTGGCTAGGTGTCTGTAGCCAActccattgctgtcattgtcaagccaaaccaTTGGCATCACCgtgagtgacaaggagttggcaggatggcacaaacagactgggaaTCAGGCTAAGGTCTGCAGCAGCAAggaatgtgtgtgagagtgtgtgtgtgtgtggggaagagCATGTTGTGGCTAGAACAGAACAGTGGAaggtatctctcctcctctttgttGCCATAACTTCTTGCCCCTCAGGGGAAATATTTCGGACTAGATTAAGAATTTCTACTCCCCGTCAGTCACATCACTGATTTATTTGACTAACCTCTTATGTTAGAGCAGTGactcccaactccagtcctccagtacccccaacagcacacattctTGTTGccccggacaagcacacctgactCAACTGGTCAACtgatcatcaagccctcaatgagttgaatcaagTGAGTTTGTCCGGTGCTTCACCaacaatgtgtgctgttggggataCTTGagaactggagttgggaaacactatcatccagaaggtgaggtcagtacaggtgcatgaaagctgggaccgagagactgaaaaacagcttctatctcaaggccatccgactgttaaatagccatcactaaccgGCATTGGCTAGTGATGAAGCAGGTTACGCAACCCTGCCCCATaaacatagacttggaatcaccgaccactttaataatggaacactagtcactttaataatgtttacatactgctttactcatctcatgtaaacactgtattctattctactgtattttagtcaatgccactccaacattgctcaatctaatattcaTATATTTCTTATATTTTCCTTTACTTTTAGATGTTTctgtattgttagatactactgcactgttgaagctaggaacacaagcatttcgctacacccacaatagcatctgctaaatgtgtgcatgtgaccaataacatgtttATTTTGTTTGATACAACAGAGTTAGTGAGAGCCACACAATGGACACAACCAAAAAGCAAGGTGGCTAGCTTGTAGGACTAGGCCTGTACCTTGATTACTGAAGGAGCAGGGAAGGATGGAAAGGTGCCAGCACTGCCACACGTAACTTAGTAGAGCAAATgaatcagcctggtctcatagactagacgtaacatagtaaacattGTTGAGGAAATCTCGTATCAAGGACCAGGCAGAGCTCATTATCCAGTTAATAAGAGTTTGTTCAAGCAATTGCAAGGGAGATCACACTCGGGATAAATCGGAGAGGAAACTCAAAGTTTGATTCGTACACAGTCATTGTATACTTCTTACACAAAGAGCTGCTTGCTTCTCCTAAATGGGTGGCAAGCTTACATGAGAGATAATGGATACTTGGCTCCACTTCCTTAAAGCATTGTACACCCGTTCTCGGTCAGAGTGAccgtcaggttcttggtcacctccctgaccaaggcccttctcccccaattgctcagtttggcccttcggccagctctcggaagagccttggaggttccaaacttcttaatttaatttaagaattatggagtccgcaaggcactacagagggtagtgcgtacggcccagtacatcactggggccaagattcctgccatccaggacctctatactaggcatGTCAGAGGAAGGAggaaacatccacaggtacacctccaattgactcaaatgatgtcagttagcgtatcagaagcttctaaagccatgaaattgttttctggattttttatgttgtttaaaggcacagtcagcttagtgtatgtaaacttctcacccactggaattgtgatacagtgaattttaagttaaataaataaataaacatagaaataataaattGTTGTCActgacaaagtagatgtcctaactgacttgccaaaactatcgtttgttaacaagaaatttgtggagtggttgaaaaatgagttttaatgattccaacctaagtgtatgtaaacttccgacttcaactgaatcTATTTTTTAACTAAacacctttttatttttttaactgcattgttggttaagggcttgtaagtaagcatttcactgtaaggtctactacacctgttgtgttcggtgcatgtgacaaataacattttattttatttgatacaattttattttattttatcatttgtgtctgtgttggtgggaAAGATGACACAAAGCAATTCGCTGGTCCTCTATCTTCCTTTATTATTTTTCAAGGATATCACATTGGAAAATTGATATCTGATGTGAAATACAACTGGCACTCCTCTTACAGCTGTGTAATTACCTTAGATTGGAACCGTTTTATTGCAAAAAGTGAAAGCATATTTCTTTAATCCTTCTATAAGAAGTGTATATGCCCCAGCCTACACCAATAACACCGCAGATCCAGAGAATCTTCCTCTGGAGAAAGATAAGAAAATCATGTATTAGAAAGATGCCAAATAAGTTGAGTTTTATATCTGCACTACTTATCTAGGCTTACATCTGTATATTAGTTTTACTTTCAGTACAAACATTTTTAGGAATCATTAACATACAGAACACATTTCTCAAAGTTAGTTATATGAAAATGGGTCAATACAGTATAATATGTTAtttagaaatgtgtaatttacAAAGTATTGGCATACCAGTCTGGCCCACTGATCTTTgttctgtaaaaaacaaacaaacacaaaaaggACATGTTTTCACATTATATCGTCAACTCCTATTTGTTTTCCTTCTTCATTTAGCTTGGTCTGCATAATGGAACCTATGGAAGAGTCCCAAAAGTCTAAACCCCACCCACACAGATTTTCCATCCTTCACAATGAAGGTATTGATTTTTACTTTTATATTATTGAACCCTTATTTTAGAAGGTAAGTAGATACATTGATGCTTTACCTCAGGACCTTTGTCAAGAGCCTTTAGAATCTTTTCAATTGCTTCTTCATATCGAGGACACTCCTGTCGTCTCTGGCTCTCATGGAAGAGACAGTCCACTGTGAGTATTACATCACCTCTGGTCACTAGTCTGCTACTGTCAGGTACAGTGTAGTCTGGATCGAAGGTATGATGCAGCACTACCAGGATGACAGGTTTACCAGCTGTCAAGAGAGAGGGTATAACAGTAACAATAATCACGTAAACATACCTGATTAATGAATCATTCACGTTTTGACAATGTTCTTCATGGATATTGATTACCTGGAATCTGCTGCAGTGCTACTTCAATATCAGTCCAAGCACAATAGACAATGGGACAGAAAGCCAGGATGACATCACTCTCCTCTAGTGACGTCACTTCAGTTAAGTGTCTTTTGGCAGCGAGACAATGAATTAATTCCTCATGAGACCCCAGAGTATTCCCAGTCACAACAGTGAGGAATTTGTCCATCGTCGACCCTATAAAGATACAAGAAATTTCTGAGGTAAACTAGAGAGGATTGTCAGATCTTTAAGCCCTGCTCACTCTGATCAACACACAAGTATTCACTTCAGTGGATGAACCCTCAGCTTATTCCATGATAACCACTTTTAACATGGTTTCATGGATATTGATTACCTTGAAGGGAACACCCTGCTTGACAGTAGATAACTGTTTCAAAAGGCCCTATGACACCTATTTATTGTGCAACATATTATATTAATGTTACATTTATAACACTACTTACTTGTTGGATAGTCCTGCTGCAACAGAAAGAAAAGTTTAGTTTCCTTTTAAAAAATAATAGAAAAGACCCTGTGTTAATTGTTGGGGGGGGAATATTCATTTCAAAAGTCCAAAATAAATTGCCACAAGCAGACATTTATGTGTCATTCAATGTGATTTCTAATGTCGATATGTTATGAGGTAACTCTATTAGTTATCAAATATCAACAGAATGCCTAGAAGAAAATGGACATGGCTGTAGCCTTCATGCCAACCTGTTTAGGTGGCTTTGTAATCCCAGAGATCTTGAGACCTGGAGGACGTTCGTCAGCATCGTTAACAGCATCTAAAAAACAATAGAAAAAAACAGCAGTGAGTGAGCACTGAAGGACAATGCATAGTGTAAATAAAGTGTCAAAATGAATCCCCATGTGCTGACTGTACCTTCAGGTGGATTTGAAACAGCAGGGGGTCTCTGTCTGGTCTTCTCTGGAGCAGCAGGATTACTTGTCTAGAAGGAGAGGTTGTTACTCATTCATCCAAAACAATGAAtcatttattataatttattcaAATACTAGTTTTCAAATTATGAATATTATTAAAGACAAtagcacataaaaaaaaaaaaaaaaattggtgtcAAATCTCTGCTTTTGAATGTGTATTGTATTTAATA
This window encodes:
- the LOC139401198 gene encoding uncharacterized protein — its product is MIFVRQRQLKLKMGNKVNCLPPADADAPQGSTMDKFFTVVTGNTLGSHEELINRLAAKRHLTEVTSLEESDVILAFCPIVSRAGTDIEAALQQIPAGKPVILVVLHHTFNPDYTVPDSSRLVTRGDVKLTVDCLFHENQGLLECPRNEEAILKILDRPDIQPKTSNPAAPEKTRQRPPAVSNPPEDAVNDADERPPGLKISGITKPPKQQDYPTRSTMDKFLTVVTGNTLGSHEELIHCLAAKRHLTEVTSLEESDVILAFCPIVYCAWTDIEVALQQIPAGKPVILVVLHHTFDPDYTVPDSSRLVTRGDVILTVDCLFHESQRRQECPRYEEAIEKILKALDKGPENKDQWARLRKILWICGVIGVGWGIYTSYRRIKEICFHFLQ